The Oryza glaberrima chromosome 9, OglaRS2, whole genome shotgun sequence genome includes a window with the following:
- the LOC127784707 gene encoding indole-3-acetate beta-glucosyltransferase-like — MLDPEDTCMKWLDTKPLSFVAYFSFGSFASLGTAQTEELTRGLHAAGKPFLWVVRATEEAQLPRHLLDAAMASGDTLVVRWSPCATGCFVTGMTARSSNENLHVRQPATFQPKIAEPPELPPCTTDPGFSNGLSVTGQRNS, encoded by the exons ATGCTCGACCCAgaggacacatgcatgaagtggCTGGACACCAAGCCGCTGAGCTTCGTCGCCTACTTCTCCTTCGGCAGCTTCGCGTCCCTCGGCACCGCCCAGACGGAGGAGCTCACCCGCGGCCTCCACGCTGCCGGCAAGCCGTTCCTGTGGGTGGTCAGGGCCACCGAGGAGGCACAGCTGCCCCGCCACCTCCTGGATGCAGCGATGGCGTCGGGCGACACGCTCGTCGTGCGGTGGAGCCCCTGCGCCACGGGATGCTTCGTCACGGGGATGACGGCGAGATCGAGCA ATGAAAACTTGCATGTTCGACAACCTGCTACATTCCAACCCAAGATTGCAGAACCTCCAGAATTACCACCTTGTACTACAGATCCGGGCTTCAGTAACgggttatctgtgacgggccaacGCAACTCGTAA